Proteins from a genomic interval of Zingiber officinale cultivar Zhangliang chromosome 1B, Zo_v1.1, whole genome shotgun sequence:
- the LOC121983071 gene encoding probable LRR receptor-like serine/threonine-protein kinase At3g47570, with amino-acid sequence MELKQECCFKLFLLLLSCAGLSASQSSTDHLALLSFKSLISDDPTGAMSSWGNASLRSCQWRGVTCTYLNDQERVTALNLSSLQLSGKLSPSLANLTFLENLDISFNALGGTIPRELENLSNLKHLDLSNNKLQGDIPRNLDSLTRLQSLSLYSNSLTGTIPAEIGNLSSLTGLYLSVNQLSGSIPASIGNLSSLSILHLDTNQLTGAVPSSIGNLVNLTILLLHNNSLSGSIPTEIGNLANLITLIMGGNQLTGRIPKSLGLLHKLYVLHLSGNFLEAKNAAEWSFMDALTNCTNLVVLVLENNNLGGALPKSMGNLSKVLQDLRLGSNHIAGSIPAEIGRLINLTRINMSSNYLDGVIPTALGSLSKLVEVDLSRNHFDGEIPATVGNIIGLTKLVLASNKLNGSIPNSLGKCRLERLDLSANRLTGAVPKEILLISSLTVLLNVSHNSLSGPLPPEIGQLNNLQTIDVSYNQLTGDIPPAIAQCQVLQNLYLQMNLFQGSIPSTFSQLKGIQILDISNNNLSGNVPDFLGSFPDMTYLNLSFNNLQGELPRDGIFSNVTVFSVVGNKGLCGGVPELGLAPCSMGKKHPSWKPVLAISIAGGILCIISLISFYVACHKRRRFSSINSDIEGPYRKVSFAELHAATNGFSPSNLVGNGSFGSVYKGLTDWEDHKEVAVKVFDLKQKGGLRSFTAECEALRSIRHRNLVKIITSCSSVDFQQNDFKALVFEFMPNGSLSKWLHPKADEQGTPQMLSLIQRLNISIEVASTFEYLHHHDPTPVVHCDLKPANILLDHDMVAHVGDFGLARFHNATVRTRAETSTSSLILKGSIGYAAPEYGLTNKVSVQGDVYSYGILLLEMFTGKTPTDAAFNENLNLHKYVDMAIAKQAVDVMDPKLLSEWGEETHHLDPSTKEIRMRAVECVSSALRVGIQCSMESPKERMKMEDAVRELHNIRDAFLRYGSISPQK; translated from the exons ATGGAATTGAAACAAGAGTGCTGTTTCAagctttttcttctcctcttgtCATGTGCAGGCTTATCAGCCTCTCAATCCTCCACCGATCACCTGGCTCTTCTCTCCTTCAAGTCTCTCATCTCCGACGACCCAACCGGCGCCATGTCCTCATGGGGAAACGCCTCCCTCCGCTCGTGCCAATGGCGAGGCGTGACATGCACTTACCTCAATGACCAAGAGAGAGTCACAGCTTTGAATTTGAGTTCCCTCCAATTGTCGGGCAAACTCTCGCCATCCCTTGCCAACCTCACTTTCCTTGAAAACCTCGACATCTCTTTCAACGCTCTCGGTGGTACCATTCCACGAGAACTCGAAAATCTATCCAACCTCAAGCATCTTGATCTCAGCAACAACAAGCTTCAAGGAGACATCCCCCGCAACCTTGACTCCCTCACACGGCTCCAAAGTCTCTCCTTATATAGCAATAGTCTCACAGGAACCATTCCTGCTGAGATTGGTAACCTCTCGAGCTTGACGGGGCTTTATTTGAGCGTCAACCAACTCAGCGGCTCAATTCCTGCTTCAATTGGCAACCTCTCCTCTCTTTCAATACTTCATTTGGACACTAATCAACTCACTGGAGCCGTTCCTTCTTCTATTGGGAATCTTGTCAACCTCACCATACTCTTGCTGCATAACAATAGTCTCTCCGGGTCCATCCCAACTGAGATAGGAAACCTTGCCAATCTGATCACGCTGATAATGGGTGGCAATCAGCTTACTGGCAGAATTCCTAAGAGTTTGGGGTTGCTGCACAAATTATATGTATTGCATCTGAGTGGTAATTTCCTTGAGGCAAAGAATGCTGCTGAGTGGAGTTTTATGGATGCCTTGACCAATTGCACCAATCTTGTAGTGCTGGTTTTGGAGAACAATAATTTAGGCGGAGCGTTGCCAAAATCCATGGGTAATTTGTCCAAAGTTCTTCAAGATCTGAGGCTCGGTAGTAATCACATAGCCGGAAGCATTCCTGCAGAGATTGGGAGGCTTATTAACTTGACAAGAATTAATATGTCGTCCAACTATCTCGATGGTGTCATTCCCACAGCACTGGGAAGCCTTTCCAAATTGGTAGAAGTAGACTTGAGTCGAAACCACTTTGATGGAGAAATACCTGCAACTGTTGGCAACATAATTGGACTGACTAAACTTGTTTTGGCTTCCAATAAACTTAACGGATCCATACCAAACAGTCTTGGTAAATGCCGGCTAGAGAGACTGGATCTTTCTGCCAACAGATTGACTGGAGCAGTGCCCAAAGAGATTCTCTTAATTTCTTCACTCACCGTACTTCTCAATGTTTCACACAACTCACTATCAGGACCTCTGCCTCCAGAAATTGGACAGTTGAATAATCTCCAAACGATTGACGTCTCTTACAATCAACTTACTGGTGATATTCCTCCCGCCATTGCTCAATGTCAAGTCCTTCAGAATCTTTACCTGCAAATGAATCTTTTCCAGGGATCCATTCCTTCAACATTTAGCCAATTGAAAGGGATTCAAATTCTGGACATCTCCAACAACAACTTGTCTGGAAACGTACCGGATTTTCTTGGGAGCTTTCCTGATATGACTTATCTTAACCTCTCCTTCAACAATTTACAGGGCGAGCTGCCAAGAGATGGAATATTTAGTAACGTTACTGTGTTCTCTGTGGTGGGAAACAAAGGACTTTGTGGTGGTGTTCCAGAGCTTGGTTTGGCACCATGCTCTATGGGGAAGAAACATCCATCTTGGAAGCCCGTTCTTGCCATTTCCATTGCTGGAGGAATCTTGTGTATTATCTCTCTCATTAGCTTCTATGTTGCTTGCCATAAGCGGAGGAGATTTTCTTCTATCAACTCGGACATCGAAGGGCCATATAGGAAGGTCTCTTTTGCTGAGCTTCATGCAGCAACAAATGGATTCTCACCTTCTAATCTGGTCGGCAATGGGAGCTTTGGGTCTGTTTACAAAGGTTTAACTGATTGGGAAGATCATAAAGAAGTGGCAGTGAAGGTGTTTGACCTTAAGCAAAAAGGGGGTTTAAGAAGCTTCACAGCGGAATGTGAAGCTTTGAGAAGTATCAGACATCGGAACCTTGTCAAGATTATAACATCATGCTCGAGTGTAGACTTCCAACAGAACGACTTCAAAGCTCTAGTGTTTGAGTTCATGCCTAATGGAAGCCTGAGCAAGTGGCTACATCCTAAAGCAGATGAACAAGGCACACCCCAAATGCTAAGTCTCATCCAGAGATTGAATATATCAATTGAAGTTGCTTCTACATTCGAGTATCTTCACCACCATGATCCAACTCCTGTTGTCCACTGTGATCTTAAGCCGGCCAATATTCTCCTAGACCACGACATGGTTGCGCACGTTGGTGACTTTGGATTAGCAAGGTTTCATAATGCAACTGTCAGAACAAGGGCTGAGACATCAACAAGTTCACTCATACTAAAAGGAAGCATCGGATATGCTGCTCCAG AGTATGGATTGACCAATAAAGTTTCTGTCCAAGGCGATGTGTACAGTTACGGAATACTTTTGCTCGAGATGTTTACTGGAAAGACACCAACAGATGCAGCCTTcaatgaaaatttaaaccttcatAAATATGTTGACATGGCAATTGCTAAACAAGCTGTTGATGTCATGGACCCCAAACTATTGTCTGAATGGGGAGAAGAAACGCATCACCTTGACCCATCAACAAAAGAAATCAGAATGAGAGCGGTAGAGTGTGTTAGTTCAGCACTTAGAGTTGGCATCCAGTGTTCCATGGAGTCGCCCAAAGAGCGAATGAAGATGGAAGATGCAGTAAGAGAGCTCCACAACATTAGGGATGCATTTCTAAGGTATGGTTCAATATCTCCCCAAAAGTAG